The Saccharopolyspora gloriosae genome window below encodes:
- the map gene encoding type I methionyl aminopeptidase, with product MPVRAPLQPGVQTPRRPVPVTIERPEYVDKPAPRRNTDPDVQPPEVIEAMRVASRLAAQALQLAGKTIEPGVTTDRIDEVVHQFFVDNGVYPSTLGYRNFPKSCCTSLNEVICHGIPDSTVIEDGDIVNVDVTGFIGGVHGDTNATFIAGEASEEVRLLVERTHEATMRGIKAAKPGRQLNVVGRVIESYAKRFGYGVVRDFTGHGIGRSFHSGLVVLHYDEPSVQTVLEPGMTFTIEPMITLGTHEYDMWSDGWTVTTRDKSWTAQFEHTILITEDGNEILTQP from the coding sequence ATGCCCGTACGCGCACCGTTGCAGCCAGGAGTCCAGACGCCCCGCCGGCCGGTGCCGGTGACGATCGAGCGGCCCGAATACGTCGACAAGCCCGCTCCGCGCCGCAACACCGACCCGGACGTGCAGCCGCCCGAGGTCATCGAGGCGATGCGGGTGGCGAGCAGGCTCGCGGCGCAGGCGCTGCAGCTCGCGGGCAAGACCATCGAGCCCGGTGTCACCACCGACCGCATCGACGAGGTCGTGCACCAGTTCTTCGTGGACAACGGCGTGTACCCGTCGACGCTGGGCTACCGGAACTTCCCGAAGTCCTGCTGCACCTCGCTGAACGAGGTCATCTGCCACGGCATCCCGGACTCGACGGTGATCGAGGACGGCGACATCGTCAACGTCGACGTCACCGGCTTCATCGGTGGCGTGCACGGCGACACCAACGCCACCTTCATCGCAGGTGAGGCGTCGGAGGAGGTGCGGCTGCTGGTGGAGCGCACCCACGAGGCGACGATGCGCGGCATCAAGGCGGCGAAGCCGGGCCGTCAGCTCAACGTGGTCGGGCGGGTCATCGAGTCCTACGCGAAGCGCTTCGGCTACGGCGTGGTGCGGGACTTCACCGGGCACGGCATCGGCCGCTCGTTCCACTCCGGGCTGGTGGTGCTGCACTACGACGAGCCGTCGGTGCAGACCGTGCTGGAGCCGGGCATGACGTTCACCATCGAGCCGATGATCACCTTGGGCACCCACGAGTACGACATGTGGAGCGACGGCTGGACGGTGACCACGCGGGACAAGTCGTGGACCGCGCAGTTCGAGCACACCATCCTGATCACCGAGGACGGCAACGAGATCCTCACCCAGCCGTGA
- a CDS encoding type II toxin-antitoxin system VapC family toxin — translation MIYFDSSALVKLIAPEPESKALSEWVQARLEQPRITSAVSQVDVLRTFREFGPAIEDLASIILSKLDRLPVKQDVLDTAAGLRSQVSPLEAIHLASACKIREGLHAYVSYDKALLAAAEEEGLATASPGA, via the coding sequence TTGATCTACTTCGATTCCTCCGCGCTGGTGAAGCTGATCGCCCCAGAGCCGGAGAGCAAGGCGCTCAGCGAATGGGTGCAGGCCCGGCTGGAGCAGCCCCGCATCACCAGCGCCGTCTCGCAGGTCGACGTGCTGCGCACGTTCCGCGAGTTCGGCCCGGCCATCGAGGACCTGGCCTCGATCATCCTGTCGAAGCTGGACCGGTTGCCGGTGAAGCAGGACGTGCTGGACACCGCGGCGGGCCTGCGGTCGCAGGTGAGCCCGCTGGAGGCGATCCACCTCGCGTCCGCGTGCAAGATCCGCGAGGGGTTGCACGCCTACGTCTCCTACGACAAGGCGCTGCTGGCCGCGGCGGAAGAGGAAGGGCTCGCCACCGCCTCGCCCGGCGCCTGA
- a CDS encoding type II toxin-antitoxin system Phd/YefM family antitoxin — protein sequence MERIGVRELRQNASRYLKRVATGESILVTDRGRTVAVLNPPSRAHSLYDELIAAGELIPGDGGDLPEPGDPETGEFDARAWDEPGPGRTPPGDDRREQERL from the coding sequence ATGGAGCGGATCGGGGTCCGGGAACTGCGGCAGAACGCCAGCCGCTACCTCAAGCGGGTGGCGACCGGTGAGTCGATCCTGGTGACGGACCGCGGCCGGACGGTCGCGGTCCTCAACCCGCCTTCACGCGCGCATTCGCTCTACGACGAATTGATCGCCGCCGGGGAACTCATCCCCGGCGACGGCGGCGACCTGCCGGAACCGGGCGACCCGGAGACCGGTGAGTTCGACGCGCGGGCCTGGGACGAACCGGGACCGGGCAGGACGCCGCCGGGCGACGACCGACGTGAACAGGAGCGGCTTTGA